Proteins co-encoded in one Cupriavidus taiwanensis genomic window:
- a CDS encoding SpoVR family protein, with the protein MAYLSTGSEWTFELINRYDREISRIAGEFGLDTYPNQIEIITAEQMLDAYASAGLPVGYSHWSYGKHFLASERSYQRGHMGLAYEIVINSNPCIAYLMEENTMPMQALTIAHACYGHNSFFKGNYLFRTWTNADAIVDYLLFAKNYVAECEQRYGEQEVELLLDSCHALQNYGVDRYKRPKKLSITEEKARQADRENYLQMQVNDLWRTLPKHRPHALASEDDTPEPDVPFPPEPQENLLYFIEKNAPKLAPWQREIVRIVRKIAQYFYPQRQTKVMNEGWATFWHYTIINQLYEEKLVNDAFMMELLQAHTNVIYQPPYHSPYYSGMNPYTVGFLMFQDLRRMCESPTDEDYRWAPEIAGTDWRKTLDFAMRNFKDESFLLQFLSPRVIRELKLFSVLDDDREGKLRVTAIHDDEGYRAIRQLMAAQYDLSSMEPNIQVTNVDVGGDRSLTLRHLQNDRRPLAHNFDEVVRHVTRLWGFTVRLEVAYEDGRTELKYECKPERRHRRPHGSGLSLAA; encoded by the coding sequence ATGGCTTATCTGTCCACGGGTTCGGAATGGACCTTCGAGCTGATCAACCGGTATGACCGCGAGATTTCCCGCATCGCCGGCGAATTCGGCCTGGATACCTATCCCAACCAGATCGAGATCATCACCGCGGAGCAGATGCTCGACGCCTATGCGTCGGCGGGGCTGCCGGTGGGCTACAGCCACTGGTCCTACGGCAAGCACTTCCTGGCGTCGGAGCGCAGCTACCAGCGCGGGCACATGGGGCTGGCCTACGAGATCGTCATCAATTCCAATCCCTGTATCGCCTATCTGATGGAGGAGAACACCATGCCGATGCAGGCGCTGACGATCGCGCATGCCTGCTACGGCCACAACTCCTTCTTCAAGGGCAACTACCTGTTCCGCACCTGGACCAACGCGGACGCCATCGTCGACTACCTGCTGTTCGCCAAGAACTATGTGGCCGAGTGCGAGCAGCGCTACGGCGAGCAGGAGGTGGAGCTGCTGCTGGACTCCTGCCACGCGCTGCAGAACTACGGCGTGGACCGCTACAAGCGGCCCAAGAAGCTGTCGATCACCGAGGAGAAGGCGCGCCAGGCCGACCGCGAGAACTATCTGCAGATGCAGGTCAACGACCTGTGGCGCACGCTGCCCAAGCACCGGCCGCACGCGCTGGCGTCCGAAGACGACACGCCCGAGCCGGATGTGCCGTTCCCGCCCGAGCCGCAGGAGAACCTGCTGTACTTCATCGAGAAGAACGCGCCCAAGCTGGCCCCATGGCAGCGCGAGATCGTGCGCATCGTGCGCAAGATCGCGCAGTACTTCTACCCGCAGCGCCAGACCAAGGTGATGAATGAAGGCTGGGCCACGTTCTGGCACTACACCATCATCAACCAGCTGTACGAGGAAAAGCTGGTCAACGACGCCTTCATGATGGAACTGCTGCAGGCGCACACCAACGTCATCTACCAGCCGCCGTACCACAGCCCCTACTACAGCGGCATGAACCCCTACACGGTGGGCTTCCTGATGTTCCAGGACCTGCGCCGCATGTGCGAGAGCCCGACCGACGAAGACTACCGCTGGGCGCCCGAGATCGCCGGCACCGACTGGCGCAAGACCCTGGACTTCGCCATGCGCAACTTCAAGGACGAGAGCTTCCTGCTGCAGTTCCTGTCGCCGCGCGTGATCCGCGAGCTCAAGCTGTTCTCGGTGCTGGACGATGACCGCGAGGGCAAGCTGCGCGTCACCGCGATCCATGACGACGAGGGCTACCGCGCCATCCGCCAGCTGATGGCGGCGCAGTACGACCTGTCCAGCATGGAGCCCAATATCCAGGTCACCAACGTCGATGTCGGCGGCGACCGCTCGCTGACGCTGCGCCACCTGCAGAACGACCGGCGTCCGCTGGCGCACAACTTCGATGAAGTGGTGCGGCACGTGACCCGGCTGTGGGGCTTTACCGTGCGGCTGGAAGTGGCCTATGAAGACGGCCGCACCGAGCTCAAGTACGAATGCAAGCCTGAGCGCCGCCACCGCCGCCCGCACGGCAGCGGACTGAGCCTGGCCGCCTGA
- a CDS encoding acyl-CoA dehydrogenase family protein translates to MHNAYSDALDALLRDCCTPATVRSLERQADPQPLWQALRDSGFADCLLPEAANGAALPLRELAPVLFVTGRHALPLPLAQTMFARALLHASGVALPDGPIALASFDDGAAATLVADARHAQWFLLQDGERCLLLPAPAAHAEATGAHGDLTLRVPRPDAAAPAAFQLPAGTVRSLGACLHAAQLAGALSHVLDVTLQYANDRQQFGRAIGKFQAIQHQVSEMAEHVAAARVAAQLACDSDGATPEPLRAAIGKLRASDAVTPVAAIAHAVHGAIGITEEYDLQLYTRRLHAWRVADGSERWWSRVLGEAACASDGRKAVELVRDWCEPAPAA, encoded by the coding sequence ATGCATAACGCCTACTCCGATGCCCTCGACGCGCTGCTGCGCGACTGCTGCACGCCCGCCACGGTGCGCTCGCTGGAACGGCAGGCCGACCCGCAGCCGCTTTGGCAAGCACTGCGCGATAGCGGCTTCGCCGACTGCCTGCTGCCGGAAGCCGCGAACGGCGCCGCGCTGCCGCTGCGCGAGCTGGCGCCGGTGCTGTTCGTCACCGGCCGCCATGCCCTGCCGCTGCCGCTGGCGCAGACCATGTTCGCGCGCGCGCTGCTGCATGCCAGCGGCGTCGCGCTGCCCGACGGCCCGATCGCGCTGGCCAGCTTCGACGACGGCGCCGCCGCCACGCTGGTGGCGGACGCGCGCCATGCGCAGTGGTTCCTGCTGCAGGACGGCGAGCGCTGCCTGCTGCTGCCCGCCCCGGCGGCGCACGCCGAGGCCACCGGCGCGCACGGCGACCTGACCCTGCGCGTGCCGCGCCCCGACGCCGCCGCGCCCGCGGCATTCCAGCTGCCGGCCGGCACCGTGCGCTCGCTGGGCGCGTGCCTGCATGCGGCACAACTGGCCGGGGCCCTGTCGCATGTGCTTGACGTTACGCTGCAATACGCCAACGACCGCCAGCAGTTCGGCCGCGCCATCGGCAAGTTCCAGGCGATCCAGCACCAGGTCAGCGAGATGGCCGAGCATGTCGCTGCGGCGCGGGTGGCGGCGCAGCTGGCCTGCGACAGCGACGGCGCCACGCCCGAGCCGCTGCGCGCGGCGATCGGCAAGCTGCGCGCCAGCGACGCGGTCACGCCGGTGGCCGCGATCGCCCATGCCGTGCATGGCGCGATCGGCATTACCGAGGAATATGACCTGCAGCTCTATACGCGCCGGCTGCATGCGTGGCGCGTGGCGGACGGGTCGGAACGCTGGTGGAGCCGCGTGCTGGGCGAAGCGGCCTGTGCCAGCGACGGCCGCAAGGCGGTGGAACTGGTGCGCGACTGGTGCGAGCCGGCGCCCGCCGCCTGA
- a CDS encoding acyl-CoA dehydrogenase family protein, with the protein MTALLSTFTLTTLPPHAVAFRAEVRAFLDQHLPALPPETRARSWMGFDAGFSRALAARGWVGITLPAQYGGAGLDPFSRFVLVEELLACGAPVSAHWIADRQSGPLILRYGNDAQKARYLPAISRGEAFFCIGMSEPNSGSDLASVATRAVRQPDGGWRLNGRKIWTTNADRCHFMIALVRTSGTPQDRQAGLSQFIVDLHAPGVTVRPIHDLTGDAHFSEVTFDDVALEPDALVGNVGSGWEQVNAELAFERSGPERLYSSVVLLDTWLDALRRLPPARRDTVTAGRLAGHLAVLRAMSLAVTARLAGGESPVVEAALVKDLGTTFEQSVPALVEAALGDEPALAADGALYRTLAYVTQIAPSYSLRGGTREILRGMIARGLGLR; encoded by the coding sequence GTGACCGCATTGCTTTCCACCTTCACCCTCACCACACTGCCGCCACACGCCGTCGCCTTCCGCGCCGAAGTGCGGGCGTTCCTGGACCAACACCTGCCGGCGCTGCCGCCGGAAACACGGGCGCGCTCGTGGATGGGCTTCGATGCCGGCTTCAGCCGGGCGCTCGCCGCGCGCGGCTGGGTCGGCATCACGCTGCCGGCGCAGTACGGCGGCGCGGGACTGGACCCGTTCTCGCGCTTCGTGCTGGTGGAAGAGCTGCTGGCGTGCGGCGCGCCGGTGTCGGCGCACTGGATCGCCGACCGCCAGAGCGGCCCGCTGATCCTGCGCTACGGCAACGACGCGCAGAAAGCGCGCTACCTGCCCGCCATCAGCCGCGGCGAGGCCTTCTTCTGCATCGGCATGAGCGAGCCCAATTCCGGCTCGGACCTGGCCAGCGTGGCCACGCGCGCGGTGCGCCAGCCGGACGGCGGCTGGCGCCTGAACGGGCGCAAGATCTGGACTACCAACGCCGACCGCTGCCACTTCATGATCGCGCTGGTGCGCACCTCGGGCACGCCGCAGGACCGGCAGGCCGGGCTGTCGCAGTTCATCGTCGACCTGCATGCGCCCGGCGTCACGGTGCGGCCGATCCACGATCTGACCGGCGATGCGCACTTCTCGGAAGTGACCTTCGACGACGTGGCGCTGGAACCGGATGCGCTGGTCGGCAACGTAGGCAGCGGCTGGGAGCAGGTCAACGCCGAGCTGGCGTTCGAGCGCAGCGGCCCGGAGCGGCTGTATTCCAGCGTGGTGCTGCTCGACACCTGGCTCGACGCGCTGCGCCGGCTGCCGCCGGCGCGGCGCGACACCGTCACCGCGGGCCGCCTCGCCGGCCACCTGGCGGTGCTGCGCGCGATGTCGCTGGCGGTCACGGCGCGGCTGGCCGGCGGTGAAAGCCCGGTGGTGGAGGCGGCGCTGGTCAAGGACCTGGGCACCACCTTCGAGCAGTCGGTGCCAGCACTGGTGGAAGCCGCGCTCGGCGACGAACCGGCACTCGCGGCCGACGGAGCGCTGTACCGCACCCTGGCCTATGTCACGCAGATCGCGCCGTCGTATTCATTGCGCGGCGGCACCCGCGAAATCCTGCGCGGCATGATCGCGCGCGGGCTCGGCCTGCGCTGA
- a CDS encoding MaoC family dehydratase — MTHAELPRLGQGFYWQDLHEGQAFRTFARTVTETDLVNFISVTGMVEAIFIEAGYDGGAIQGRPVPAALTYTLIEGFILQTMIQGTGLAMLELTQQIHGPVLVGDTIHATVTVAGIRPTSRSGRAVVDSRIEVFNQRGEQVMTYTARRLLAGR; from the coding sequence ATGACGCACGCAGAACTGCCCCGCCTGGGCCAGGGCTTCTACTGGCAAGACCTGCACGAGGGCCAGGCCTTCCGCACCTTCGCCCGCACCGTCACCGAGACCGACCTGGTCAACTTCATCTCGGTCACCGGCATGGTCGAGGCCATCTTTATCGAAGCCGGCTATGACGGCGGCGCGATCCAGGGCCGGCCGGTGCCGGCGGCGCTGACCTATACCCTGATCGAGGGCTTCATCCTGCAGACCATGATCCAGGGCACCGGCCTGGCGATGCTGGAACTGACGCAGCAGATCCACGGCCCGGTGCTGGTCGGCGACACCATCCATGCCACCGTGACCGTGGCCGGCATCCGCCCGACCTCGCGCAGCGGCCGCGCCGTGGTGGATTCACGCATCGAGGTGTTCAACCAGCGGGGGGAGCAGGTCATGACCTACACCGCGCGCCGGCTGCTGGCAGGACGGTGA
- a CDS encoding CaiB/BaiF CoA transferase family protein, with translation MLPLAGIRVVDLSTVVMGPYASQWLADLGAEVIKVEPPEGDSTRRTGPAAEPGMAAIFLGVNRGKRSVVLDLKQPAAQAALARVLERADVLMHSMRPQKLAALGLDPDTVRARHPDLVFVSLLGFAEDGPYGGRPAYDDIIQGLAGNAALMVAQTGDSRYFPTIAADKTSGLVAALSVCAALAGRARRQANGGSGHGTLVEVPMFESMVAFNLVEHFYGRHFEPPRGPSGYPRVLAPLRRPYRSADGHVCMMPYTDAHWRDFFHAAGRPELAADPRFADIAARTEHIETLYELTGEIVQAHSTAHWVALCERLQIPVARINALDDLPHDPHLAATGFFETADDPAMGRLRFPGAPVRFDGQRAPLALPPRLGEHTGEVLAEAGLGPEQIAQLQQSGAARCAPATETP, from the coding sequence ATGCTGCCGCTTGCAGGCATCCGCGTGGTCGACCTGTCCACGGTGGTGATGGGGCCATATGCCAGCCAGTGGCTGGCCGACCTGGGCGCCGAGGTGATCAAGGTCGAGCCGCCCGAGGGCGATTCCACACGCCGCACCGGGCCCGCCGCCGAACCCGGCATGGCGGCGATCTTCCTCGGCGTCAACCGCGGCAAGCGCAGCGTGGTGCTGGACCTGAAGCAGCCCGCGGCGCAAGCTGCGCTGGCGCGCGTGCTGGAGCGCGCCGACGTGCTGATGCACAGCATGCGGCCGCAGAAGCTGGCCGCGCTGGGGCTGGACCCCGACACCGTGCGGGCGCGCCACCCGGACCTGGTCTTCGTCAGCCTGCTGGGCTTTGCCGAGGACGGCCCCTATGGCGGCCGGCCGGCCTACGACGACATCATCCAGGGCCTGGCGGGCAATGCCGCGCTGATGGTGGCGCAGACCGGCGACAGCCGCTACTTCCCCACCATTGCCGCGGACAAGACCAGCGGGCTGGTGGCGGCGCTGTCGGTGTGCGCGGCGCTGGCCGGCCGCGCGCGGCGCCAGGCCAACGGCGGCAGCGGTCACGGCACGCTGGTCGAGGTGCCGATGTTCGAATCGATGGTGGCGTTCAATCTGGTCGAGCACTTCTACGGCCGCCATTTCGAGCCGCCGCGCGGCCCCAGCGGCTATCCGCGCGTGCTGGCGCCGTTGCGCCGTCCGTACCGCAGCGCCGACGGCCATGTCTGCATGATGCCGTACACCGATGCGCACTGGCGCGACTTCTTCCACGCCGCCGGGCGCCCGGAACTGGCTGCCGACCCGCGCTTTGCCGATATCGCGGCCCGCACCGAGCATATCGAGACCCTCTACGAACTGACCGGGGAGATCGTGCAGGCGCACAGCACCGCGCACTGGGTGGCACTGTGCGAACGGCTGCAGATCCCGGTGGCACGCATCAACGCGCTGGACGACCTGCCGCACGATCCGCACCTGGCCGCCACCGGCTTCTTTGAAACCGCCGACGACCCGGCCATGGGCAGGCTGCGCTTTCCGGGCGCGCCGGTGCGCTTCGACGGCCAGCGCGCGCCGCTGGCGCTTCCGCCGCGGCTGGGCGAGCACACCGGCGAGGTGCTGGCCGAGGCCGGCCTCGGCCCCGAACAGATCGCACAACTGCAACAGAGCGGCGCCGCGCGCTGCGCCCCCGCCACGGAGACACCATGA
- a CDS encoding LysR family transcriptional regulator, which yields MDLRQLQQFVALAETGNFHRAAERLHMAQPPLSISIRKLEEQLGTALFVRTSRGVRLTQAGEAALHDARRALFHAQQARAAAMAAGQGERGALRIGFIGSATYALLPKLIPAFRAAHPGIELILHESTTAAILDRLQKHQIDAGLVRFPILSSGDYALTPLENDVFVAAVPADSPLASADAVALRALADQPFIMYPAAQVPNLHAVAMLLCQQAGFVPRVTQEAVQVQTQVSLVESGLGVALVPSVAARYANRRVRFLPLSSPRPAGRIGIALAARPDDGDRQVQRFLAAAQAAVE from the coding sequence ATGGACCTGCGCCAACTGCAGCAGTTCGTCGCCCTGGCCGAGACCGGCAACTTCCACCGCGCCGCCGAACGGCTGCACATGGCGCAGCCGCCGCTTTCGATCTCGATCCGCAAGCTCGAGGAGCAGCTCGGCACGGCGCTGTTCGTGCGCACCTCGCGCGGGGTGCGGCTGACGCAGGCGGGCGAGGCCGCGCTGCATGACGCGCGCCGGGCGCTGTTCCACGCCCAGCAGGCGCGCGCCGCGGCGATGGCGGCGGGCCAGGGCGAGCGCGGCGCGTTGCGCATCGGCTTTATCGGCTCGGCCACCTATGCGCTGCTGCCCAAGCTGATCCCCGCCTTCCGCGCCGCGCATCCGGGCATCGAGCTGATCCTGCATGAATCCACCACCGCCGCGATCCTGGACCGCCTGCAAAAGCACCAGATCGATGCCGGGCTGGTGCGCTTTCCGATCCTGAGCAGCGGCGACTACGCGCTGACGCCGCTGGAAAACGATGTCTTCGTCGCCGCGGTGCCGGCCGACAGCCCGCTGGCGAGCGCGGATGCCGTCGCGCTGCGCGCGCTGGCGGACCAGCCCTTCATCATGTATCCGGCGGCGCAGGTGCCCAACCTGCATGCGGTGGCGATGCTGCTGTGCCAGCAGGCGGGCTTCGTGCCGCGCGTGACGCAGGAGGCGGTGCAGGTGCAGACCCAGGTCAGCCTGGTGGAAAGCGGGCTGGGGGTGGCACTGGTGCCCAGCGTGGCGGCGCGCTATGCCAACCGGCGCGTGCGCTTCCTGCCGTTGTCGAGCCCGCGGCCGGCGGGCCGCATCGGCATTGCGCTGGCGGCGCGGCCCGATGACGGCGACCGCCAGGTGCAGCGCTTTCTGGCGGCGGCGCAGGCCGCGGTGGAGTGA